The sequence below is a genomic window from Ctenopharyngodon idella isolate HZGC_01 chromosome 11, HZGC01, whole genome shotgun sequence.
ACATTTTAGATTCGTTGCTAAAGGCACTTTCAGGTTGGTTTGGAGCCCTGCTTTCCCCTTCGTTTCCATTGAGCTGGTCTTCCTCTTTACCCTCCACCAAGCCGTTCTCTGCTGCATCTTCTGAGGGCAGATGTGGTGTTTTGGTCGCCAACTTGGgcttttttctgtcttttaacACGTCATTGGTTGAGGCAGCATAAACAGGCTTGCtctgttaaaattaattttacaccATTTTTTAACGTCAATGTCCATCAATCATCCAATCAGTGTAAaaatttagaataaaaaaaaaaatcactgattttttatttttttaaccacacactgcatttaaataatttaatgataTGTCCCAGGACATGTCATGGAATTGATGCACTACCATTGAAAATTTTGTGGTTgattagtaagattttttttttaatgtttttgaaagaagtctcttatgctcaccaaggctgaattaatttgatcaaaaataaagtaatattatgaaatattacattttaaaaaattttatccatttcattatattttaaaatgtaatttattcccgtgatggcaaagctgaattttcagcatcattactgtatattatatgcAGATTTGGTTCTCAGTGTATATATTCTTGCTGTTTTAAAATCTAGAAACATTATGAATATAACATTCACCTGGTATGATCTACTGTAGTATTTGGTTCCTCGACCAAAGGTCCTTATAACAGGAGTAGAAATCACACCTCTTGGACGACTGTTCAAAGAAAGggaatatgtttgtttgttattttatatacatatatacacacacacacacacacacacatacagtatatacacaatATTTAAATGCAGATATTTCTGCAACAGAGACAAATACAAACCGTGAATAAGCAAGtcaattcaaaataaacagtACAGACAAGAAAAATTTACTAACggtacatataaatgtatttttggaaTGATACAAGAGTacagaaatacaaacattagaattgtataatttatttaaaaacaagcagTACTACAGTACTAAAGAAAAATTACAGAATATTTCATGCTTACCCTCTGGTTGGTCCACCAACTGACACCACCTGTATGGGAAACGATGCTCTTCCTCTTCCACGACGACTACCGGCCCATTGACCCACCACAGTGCCTGCAATCTCAAGCTTACCACCTTGTGAGGGGATGGCTTGAAGGCCAACTTGAGAGGAATGAAATGAACAACGTAACTTTAAAAACTCTGAAGAAACTGCATCCTTAAAAGATTAAATCAAACTGTTTAGCTTTTTCAGCTATATGTGTTTATAACAGCGATGTACTTTGAGTCACAGATCTTTGCAAAGAATCGGTTGACCAAGTTCATAAAACCAATCTTGAGCTTTTCACACTTTACATATtcaaccctgggtcattctaaaccctggggtaaacggaatcctgggttatatTGTTTCGCACTTCTCATAATTTACctgggttaacaattaatcctgggtattcatacactgatgtttcacattgtacattcctaaaccctgggctaatgttcttatttgcacatttgcaatttcagtgtcattgattggacgACTTGCAACACCTCACTTGTCAAGGCTGTGGCATTGCGCATCCTCATATTATATATTGCGGATGACAGCTATCAAGTTTGACTTTTCTGACTattaaaggtaagaatgaaactgtctcttcttcactcctATTGACACGTTTTACGTCAGCATTTAACATTTTTCCTATCAAACACTGAAACTACTGTTTATACAATGCgcagtgtttccgtgactgtACAAGGCAAGTAAATATAAGGAACGCAATTGGTTGTTTATTGCTAAGCATATAATCATAAGCCATAACATTCTAACACAGTTTTGTTTCACACTATATTCGTTTGGCACCAAATTGCAGGGTTAACAGCACAAAAGTGGTGTTAACCCTGTtccagagcagggtttcataaccccgggtgAAAAACGTTGCTAAGCCTGCTTCTAAgttacaagtgtgaaatgtttCACTACTCAGGGTTTTAAAGTGGGGTTTGTAACTacgataacccagggttaagcgCCGTGTGAAAAGCCTTTCGGTGATTTGTTCCTCAGTTTTACTGCCCAGTAATAAACATAACTTGCATTGTATTATCAAGTTGCTactaaatgaacaatgtgtGTTCACACATTTCACATCTAAGCTAAATAAACAATTACTAATAAAAAGGTGTTTGGTATGTTATGAATGTGTACCAACCAGTCTAACAATCATTCTTACCAGGCATGCCCCTGCCTCTACCCTGCATTGGGGGCAGAGGAGGTGGAGGGTAGAAGGTGCTGTTGTGAGGGTAGAAAGGCATTCCGTGTGGAGGTGGAGGGGGGAATGCGAGGGGCTGGGGTGGACGAGAGAAGTTCAGACCCTCCAGGATACTCTGACGCATTTTCTCTACCTTGGCAACTAGTTCTGTCTGGAGACAACAAGCGGACACATGTATATTTTAGACTGACTATACCTCTGGATTGCAATTACAGACTTACAATTTCATCCTTacattatagaaaaaaaaaaaaacaatgtgaaaTTAGCTTTCACCTTGAAAGATTACTTTAACTGTACATCAGATTACACCTTCAATTCGATGGATTAATGATTaacaatttagtaaatattacagtatatactgtgcaAAGCCATAAAATACAGCGAGCAACAAAACTATAAATTAAAGTGCACTACAGAGTGCAAGCTCACAAACGGTGTTTCAGCTCCAAAAACATCTTtgttacacatttaaaaatagagAAAGGTATATTTGttatttgtaaataatttatatcTCAGTTATTATAGATTTGGTTTGGGTTCAGCATTTGCAAATATAGAATGTGTGAGAGCACCTCTGACTGATgtcttttaatatataatatgcttaatataattttattgcattttatatacacactactattcaaaagtttggggtcagtaagatttaaacaaaaaaaaaaaaaactgaaagaaatatcttatgctcaccactcctgcatttatttgataaaagaaaaatagttaaaaactgtaatattgtgaaatattatttcaatttaaagggttagttcacccaaaaatgaaaattctgtcatcaattactcaccctcatgccgttccacacccgtaagaccttcgttaatcttcggaacgcaaattgagatatttttgttgaaatgcgatggctcagtgaggcctacatagggagcaatgacatttcctctctcaagatccataaaggtactaaaaacatatttaaatcagttcatgtgagtacagtggttcaatattaatattataaagcgacgagaatatttttggtgcgccaagaaaaaacaaaataacgaattatttagtgatggccgatttcaaaacactgcttcaggaagcttcggagcgttatgaatcggcgtgtcgaatccgcagttcggagcaccaaagtcacgtgatttcagcagtttggcggtttgacacgcgatccgaatcatgattcgacacgccgattcataacgctccgaatcttcctgaagcagtgttttgaaatcggccatcactaaataagtcgttattttgtttgttttggcgcaccaaaaatattctcgtcgctttataatattaatattgagccactgtactcacatgaacttatttaaatatgtttttagtacctttatggatcttgagagaggaaatgtcattgctccctatgtaggcctcaaggaaccatcggatttaaacaaaaatatcttaatttgtgttccgaagatcaacgaaggtcttacgggtgtaaaacggcacgaaggtgagtaataaatgacagaattttcatttttgggtgaactaaccctttaaaataacaatttaccatttcaatatattttaaaatctaatttattttcaggattctttgatgaatagaaattcatttgaaaaagaaatttctatttaatgtgtattcgctaaatgtaaaaatattaatttcataaaaaaaaaaaattattactgACTTTAAACATttgagcagtgtgtgtgtgtgtgtgtaaaaaaaaaaaaaaaaaaaacttctcccttaaactaaatgtgttgactacaaaaaaaaaaaaaaaaaaaaaaaaaaaaaaaaaaatgtgtcacagTCCTAGTTGAATTTCTTCTGTTACCCAAGGCTGTTTATTTGCAGCCTCAGCTATTGATTTAGTATCAATAATGAAGTACCAGAGGCTGGTTGTGTATCGAAGCCCAAATTGTTTCAATCTATCCCTAGCATACAGTTCTATCATCAATCTTTTCTGCTGTAATACTTCAATCCGGTGTGTCAGTTTAAGGTCAGTGTTAAATCATTATATCTGTAAATCTTGTGAGGTTGAACCTTTcatgcatgtttaaaaaaaaaaaaaaaaaaaaaaaaaaatgccaatgCCAATTATACCTGACCATCGCAGAGGTCAATGAGTTGGGCCTTGTCTCTGTTGGCCCGGATGAGTTTACTCTGTAGCAGCTTGCCGTCAAAGTACATCCACGGACAGCAGTGTTCCCAGGGAATGGGCTGCCCGCACACGTCATTGGCAAACAGCGCCATATCCACTCCACTCATAAAAAGAGCAGCCACCTGAACGCCGCGTGGATCCAGGTTATCAATCTGGAGGCGACAGATGCAGTGACAGTCAAACAAAGCTCTTAAGGTGAAATAACCACCCAGCAGATTACAACCTCCTCTCCCTTCAGCCAAAGCACAAAGCAAGCATGAACAAATCATAGTCTATCCATACAAGGACACTAATGCACAAACCACACCAGCCAAATCACGAACAGCCATCGAAAGCAACCAGCAAGAGCAGCAGCGAAGCAAAAAGCGCGTATGGACCGACAGAACTGACAGACATGGACAGACACAACACAGCACAGCAAGTGTGGATGGTTCACGTGTTTTTATGAGCTCACAGCAACGCAAACTGAAatgagcaagaaaaaaaagcagcTCAGCTAGGCAAGTAAACCATCTACACAAAAAGACCACATTCCTAGCACTCAAGTTGCTCAAATGCCATGTCTTTTTTCCCGCAAAACCGACTATCAGATGAAAACATGCTTTTACAAATCATTAAGGCCAATCAGCCTGGCAAGCGTTCTTACAAAATAAGAAGTGTCCAGAAAAATACTTAAAACCTCACTTTTTGAAACGCAAGTGGCTAGTTGCTTTAAATACCTTAACACGTAAAAATATCATGCTATTAAATAAACTGGAAAACCGGAGCCGGTTCATAACCAAATCTGAATGTGAAACACAagctttaaaagaaattaattcattaatctaTGAACTCTTCAACAATCATTAAAAGCTATCATCACAATAATGAATAATTTCGTgggcaaaaaaataatttgtgaatattttgtactttcatttttggatgccaaacaaatcattcaggtatacatttaaaaaaaaaaaaaaaaaaaaaatcatactctGCACAAATAGCTTTATGTACAAACAACTGTCTGCGGATGTTTGTATGGCAAAATgtatcaaaactttttttttaggagATAACAAATTCGTCATTAGGCTCAGTGCAAATAGTTTGCGCACAAaaatttttgtgaatatttttcttCCATGTCGTTTAGTTGCATATGCCTTGATATGAACAGGCCTTTAATGTGGGTTTGTGGGTATTCTCTGGACGCTCCTCATGCAACATTCTCCACATAAATCACCTTCAGGTCCTGCAGCTGGTCAGGCTCATAAAGTTTAGGAGAAAGTGCTTGAGCTAGGAAAGCGTCAAGTTCGTTACGACGCAAAATTCTTACTCCTGGCCATTGTAACATAAACCTGAATTAAAACACAAAggagtgaaatattacaaataaacaaGAGCTGATACTGAAGGCCCTTACTGCAATGGTTTAAGCCATTTGTAATCCGTGGGAAAGCATTTAACACAGTATcctaccattttttttttatgtctttccAAGACTTTAGAAATGGAAACTGTGTTTAGATGCTTACCGTAGTACACAACAGAGCACCATGAGAGGTGTGGGGACATTGGCAGGGTTCAGCATAGCTGGAGTGTCCGACCTCATGCAGGCCAAGAAAGCCCTCATCCTCCGGTTCTTGTCCTCCACTGCCTTGCCCAGCCAGAGTTTCTTCAGGTTTGGGCAGGTCCACTCCCGGAAGGGAAGAGCTTCCACTAGTTCAGGGGTGTGTGGCGATTTGCCTTTGTAAGCAGCCCATTCTTTTATTATCACTGTTGGATCTACAATGTCACAAGACAAACACACTGTTTAGTCTGCAGACATGACTAAACAAGAACTAATTGGATTACCTTGATGTTTGACAACATAAGACATTTAAAGACCACTCCTTCGTCAAAAAATATTGagtgtaaacaaataaatttgatattttaacataaatatttatagGAAGCTATCCAAATATTATCTTATTGGTGGATCATGGGTAATGCAGTTTTTTTCACTGTGAATTtagctatttattttttcctagTTCTATGGAAGCATATATTGTTAATCCCAGAGTTCACTGTAGATCTGCCTTGACAGTAATTTCTCTAATCGAATAAATTAATGGAATGTTTACTTCTGAAAGATGGAGTATTCCTGTTCTATTTTCATATCTTGTATTCCAATTTCCACTAAGAGGAAAAAAGACATCAACATTACCAGAGCTGATGTTAGTTCTTGAATGATGCtaattattgaaattaatttgcCTAGATACGATAACAATAACAAGCTAATGTCACTCAAGTGCACTCTGTGAGTAATTAAATCAGCCATCAACAGGCCCCCGTAGAGAATTTAGGCAATAAGAGCAGGGTTGGGAACTGAGAACCAATGATTTCAAGTATGTCTGAATACCGGAAAGCTGGAACAATTAATTTTTCCTAATTTTcaatacactttttttaaattttaattaacaattGAGGAGATTCGAAAAACAGAAGCAGAATTTTGAACTgatttagggaaaaaaaaaaaaaatttgaaatttagAAAAGTCTACATTTGTAAATCTGCCAAAGCTTACCAAATTTCGATGGTtcttaaaaaaacatgtaaaactgTTATTGTTACATcgattttgatcaaataaaataaaaattattttggaaCCACAGacaattttttcagttttcctTATTAATCATACTTCTGACTGTTGCAATTTAGATGTTTAGTTCTATTACTCACAATCTGGGAGGCGATTTCTCCTCATGGCAAGTCTCTCTGCCTTCTTTTTGGCCTCGGCCAGGCTGAAGAGCACCCCGTAAACATATTGACGGATTGGCCGGTACAGTTGCACCGCAGAGGGCAGGTCTTTGTTAGCTTCATCCTCAATGGTGACAGATAACTTTATCTCACCCTGCAAAAAAACAACCATCAAACACTGTCAATCGTAACAGTTTAACAAGGAATAGTTACAGGTGAGATGCTAATAACTAAAAGTTAACCTTGGTAAGAACATGGTAGATGTACGGGTACATGAGGCCCTTTTTGTGTCTGTGCTCAGCGACTCGTAGCACCTCTGGTGCCACCATTGGTAAAGGGGGAGTGGTAATATCCATGTGATTTCTTGTTGGCATCGAAAGGAGGGATGGAATCTGGGCATTGACCCCTACGTGACCTCTGCCCACCAGGCCTTGGTTTACAGGGGAGGTCACAGAGGGATCAGACTGAAAGAGAAATCAAAGAATTCACAAAATGGATATAAAATTATTGTTTCAAGATTATCTATTATCTTTTAACAAAGATAtaatcttttgacatataaagcTAAAAAGTAGACCTACTTTATTTTGGTCCCCATGGTCTCCTTCTGGGATGTTGTCCATCTGGTTTCTCTGTTTGTCCCATCCCTTATGGTCACTTACATGGCTACATTTGAGAATGAAAGGATGCAccgatattaaaattttaataccAATAAGCCgatatatacatttaatgttATGCCTGGTAAATTAACagccaatattaaaattctacactattttgtctaaataaattcaaattaaaacacaaaaaatttaaatcaatcgTATAACACTACTAATGAACTTAGGCATCACAACCTTATAATGTATAGTACAAAAATGGACATTAATTTTGTAATTGCCATATATTCTGTtcttaaattattagtgttgtTATAAGGCTTACGTTTAAGTgagaatttaaaaaatttgGGGCAATGAACAtatgcttttttcccccttttactggtaaaatatccaatatcaaccatatacataaaaaaaaaaaataaaccataaaAAGTAATATCATCTGATACAGTTTCCATAGCAGAAATAATGCAAGCAAGCATCAAAACAGTAGCTTTACCCACAAAACTGTCTGTACCATCAAAACCTGGGTAAACCATTTTCGAAAGACACATTCCCCACATACATTCCCTTGTTCTCGGTTACTCACTTGGCAGTGGAGCCCATGTTTTCCTCGTTCTCTGAGGACGAGGATGTGGACGACGTGGTGAGGAAGGCTGGGTCTGTGTGGTTGGAGTTGCCGCCGTGAGCCGGGTTGATGGGGGACAACCTCTCATAGAGCGGCGTGTGCTCCTTTCCGTCACTAGGAATGTTGCTGTAGCTGTTTTGTTCTAGGAGCCCTTTACCCGATGGGTCCGCCTCATGGACAGGCTCGGCCAACGGTGGGCCGGAATAGCCATGCTGGACCTAGGAGAATGAACAGAAACATGTATTTGTTTCTGATGAGTGAGCGCAAGTCATTCAGGATGGACCATAATGGTGAAATGGTTCTCACCCCAGGTTTGCCTGGAATGTTAAGCATCTGCGGTGCTGCTGGCACTCCCATCTGATTTGGTCTGACTGCAGGCatacaaatgttaaaaaaaaaaaaaaaaaaaaaaaaaaagtctagttCAATCTCTAgagaaaaacctgaaaaaagtAGAGGAGCATGGAAATAAAAACAGCCATACAGAGAAAAGACTAAAATTTTCTAACTGAGATTCTTGTTATACCGCACATCCACCCACCATAGAAACTGACCTTGATGCATTCAAAATGTGTGTAGGCACAGATGTATTGAGGTTTATGAAATGCAGCTCTTGCGGTCATACCCATACCATTCTCTGCAagtttgtttccaccacaggaaaaaaaaaggtaatcgTGACTTTAAAAACCACACAACTCTGACATTTTTAGTCAAattataaactcataattgcaagtttacatctcgcaaatCGAATTTTTACCTCAGAATTGAGAATTTACATTTCGCAATTGACCGTtcacaaagacccgccccctttagttactgttgctatgtccgacaagccatgccgatctcacgccacacatcatgttctcactcagtgaaaaatacatcatgGAGCAAAGACGACACTGACGAcgatttttcaagttcaagtccacctacgttaatctgctaactcccctgactgctttgtcggacaaaatggcggattcggcgttatgactggatagatcgcctgtcaatcagactcctggcgaagggtcaattctgactttttttccagaattgcgagaaaaaagtcagaattgttttattccaccttaggaataaaaaataaaaatggtaattgtgactttttatcccACAATTATGACCTTTTAATGCCGAGTTAACGTCTCACAATTTAAAgttataaacttgtaattgcgagtttacatcttgcaattgaCTTTTTTGCTTTGAAATCTGAGTTAGCATGTCACAAAAAATGTTCCCCTTAGAAGTTTATATCTCTCGattccaaaacattttttatataaaaaaataaataaaaaaaaagtcagaatagcgaGATAAgccgcaattacctttttattttttattcactggcagaaataagcttccataACATTGACAACATCAGAACATTTAAAATCATGCAAAAAGTCGACCTGTCTGAATTCTGAAAAGACTATTAATAATTCTACAAGACAATCCCTCTAATTTGTCAAACATGCTTTAACTAATTGGAAGATGTCGAATCGAATTCTCCTCTCATCTCATAACTATTCAATTGACACCATCTCAATGGACCTGTTGAAAGTTTTCAGGCGAGCAAAGGAGAGTTTTTCCAGACTAGCAGCTCTCTTTGCGAGAGTCCTTTCTAAAGAAGCCTATTTGCATGCACAGGGCAGAGCAGCCATTCCAAGAGCACACAAGGTCCGAGGCAAGTGGGAAAATTTCTCACATTACTGTGAGGGCTGAGGGCGAGAGAGATGGTTAAGAAAGAGACAGAGTGTGCCTCTTAAACCTGGCCTCAAACACAGACAGGAAAACACAGCACCAGGCAAGCATTAGTAGACATGTCCTGCTCCAAGAATTTAACAAGCCCGAACCAACAGGAACAGAGATGCCATTCTGTTAGAGATGGAAAATCAAAAATATGGACAATCTTACCTAAATAGGGAGGGAAGTAAGGGGGCTTGCTGGCGGTGGCGTAATACTCCACTGCTTTTTTGAAACGGACAACTTTGTCATCGGTTCTGGACTAGAATGCAAAGCCACAGAATTAACACACATTGTCCATAATTCTTTGTGGTTAAaggcacccaaaaatgaaaatgttcaaCATGTAGTTCTAAACCTGGTCAGCTTTCTGTGgcacacaaaatacattttgaaaaaatatacaaaagt
It includes:
- the LOC127522103 gene encoding constitutive coactivator of PPAR-gamma-like protein 1, coding for MGVQGFQEYIEKHCPNAVVPVELQKLARGSLVGGGRQRPPQTPLRLLVDAENCLHRLYGGFYTDWVSGGQWNHMLGYLAALAKACFNGNIELLVCFNGALEKGRLHEWVKRQVNERQTAQQIVSHVQNKGTPPPKVWFLPPVCMAHCIRLALLRFHIGVVQTIEDHHQEVIALFRENGFHGLVAYDSDYALCNIPCYFSAHALKLSRNGKSLTTSQYLMHEVAKQLNLNPNRFVIFASLLGNHILPDEDLAAFHWSLLGPEHPLASLKVRAHQLVLPPCDVVIRAVADYVRNLQDVHDLDAITKDIFKHSQSRTDDKVVRFKKAVEYYATASKPPYFPPYLVRPNQMGVPAAPQMLNIPGKPGVQHGYSGPPLAEPVHEADPSGKGLLEQNSYSNIPSDGKEHTPLYERLSPINPAHGGNSNHTDPAFLTTSSTSSSSENEENMGSTANHVSDHKGWDKQRNQMDNIPEGDHGDQNKSDPSVTSPVNQGLVGRGHVGVNAQIPSLLSMPTRNHMDITTPPLPMVAPEVLRVAEHRHKKGLMYPYIYHVLTKGEIKLSVTIEDEANKDLPSAVQLYRPIRQYVYGVLFSLAEAKKKAERLAMRRNRLPDYPTVIIKEWAAYKGKSPHTPELVEALPFREWTCPNLKKLWLGKAVEDKNRRMRAFLACMRSDTPAMLNPANVPTPLMVLCCVLRFMLQWPGVRILRRNELDAFLAQALSPKLYEPDQLQDLKIDNLDPRGVQVAALFMSGVDMALFANDVCGQPIPWEHCCPWMYFDGKLLQSKLIRANRDKAQLIDLCDGQTELVAKVEKMRQSILEGLNFSRPPQPLAFPPPPPHGMPFYPHNSTFYPPPPLPPMQGRGRGMPVGLQAIPSQGGKLEIAGTVVGQWAGSRRGRGRASFPIQVVSVGGPTRGRPRGVISTPVIRTFGRGTKYYSRSYQSKPVYAASTNDVLKDRKKPKLATKTPHLPSEDAAENGLVEGKEEDQLNGNEGESRAPNQPESAFSNESKMCNTNPHLNALNEDGEGLRDEALGATVLQAEE